In a single window of the Aquarana catesbeiana isolate 2022-GZ linkage group LG13, ASM4218655v1, whole genome shotgun sequence genome:
- the SLC27A3 gene encoding long-chain fatty acid transport protein 3, translating into MMEWVLVVALLLSLAVLWPPGARRLALLLHDVRFLLRSRSLKRTVGRWMGEGALSLPGLFQLQLRRSPDSPLLIFRDRRITYRELDESANRSANALLPALPPGAPVALLLPSDPSFLSAWISLAKLGHIAAFLNTNVRRGALRHCLGASGARGLITNPELFEAVREILPDVREMGITVWVLGPGDYPDDVINLQALMDAASDSPPPAELGVVKDPMETAICIFTSGTTGLPKAARISHLKTLMCSVFYQLCGATSSDVIYMSLPLYHKAGALLGFGGCIGVGASLVLKERFSASQFWNDCRKYDVTVFQYIGELCRYLTNQPQIEGEKNHKVRLAAGSGLRPDVWRDFTRRFGNIQIFETYGLTEFNISFFNYTGTPGAVGRGTYLYKQFCPFDLIRFDTQEGEPIRDSRGRCQRSSTGETGLLVSPVTPMSPFLGYVGSRELSEKKLLRDVFRKGDCYFNTGDLMAQDNLGFVYFRDRTGDTFRWKGENVATTEVSEIMSGLDFLQEVNVYGVTVTGHEGRTGMAAVTLRPGNELDLDRVFTHVMDFLPSYARPRFLRVMEHIATTGTFKQQKQQLVKEGFSPLIISDPLYLLDESSHSYRPLTEDLYSQIISSEFRV; encoded by the exons ATGATGGAGTGGGTGCTGGTTGTGGCCCTCTTGCTCTctcttgcagtgttgtggcccccaGGGGCCCGGCGCCTGGCTCTGCTCCTGCACGATGTTCGGTTCCTCCTCCGGTCCCGGTCATTGAAGCGGACGGTGGGTCGGTGGATGGGGGAGGGAGCTCTCAGTCTCCCGGGACTCTTCCAGCTTCAGCTCCGCCGCTCCCCGGACTCTCCGCTCCTCATATTCCGGGACCGGAGGATCACTTACCGGGAGCTCGATGAGTCCGCCAACCGGAGCGCCAACGCTCTGCTCCCCGCCCTCCCCCCGGGGGCCCCGGTGGCCCTTCTCCTCCCCAGCGACCCCTCCTTCCTCTCCGCCTGGATCTCTCTGGCCAAACTCGGACACATCGCCGCCTTCCTCAACACCAACGTCCGCCGAGGGGCCCTCCGACACTGCCTGGGGGCCAGCGGGGCCCGGGGCCTCATCACCAACCCAG AGCTCTTTGAAGCGGTGCGGGAGATTCTCCCCGACGTGCGGGAGATGGGGATCACGGTGTGGGTGTTGGGCCCCGGAGATTACCCCGATGATGTCATCAACCTCCAGGCTCTGATGGACGCGGCCTCGGACTCTCCCCCGCCTGCAGAGCTCGGCGTTGTGAAGGATCCGATGGAGACCGCCATCTGCATCTTCACCTCCGGGACCACAG GGTTACCCAAAGCCGCTCGGATCAGCCACTTGAAGACCCTGATGTGCTCCGTCTTCTACCAGCTGTGCGGAGCGACCTCCTCCGACGTCATCTACATGTCTCTGCCGCTCTACCACAAAGCGGGGGCCCTGCTGGGATTCGGGGGCTGCATCGGTGTCG GGGCGTCGCTGGTCCTGAAGGAACGCTTCTCCGCCAGCCAGTTCTGGAACGACTGCCGCAAGTACGACGTCACCGTCTTCCAGTATATCGGGGAACTGTGCCGATACCTCACCAACCAACCACAG ATTGAAGGCGAGAAGAACCACAAAGTGCGCCTGGCGGCGGGCAGCGGGCTCCGCCCCGACGTCTGGAGGGACTTCACCCGCCGATTCGGGAACATTCAAATCTTTGAGACGTACGGCCTGACCGAGTTCAACATCAGCTTCTTCAACTACACGGGGACCCCCGGCGCTGTCGGCAGAGGTACCTACCTGTACAAG CAATTCTGCCCGTTTGATCTCATCCGCTTCGATACAcaggagggggagccaatcagagaCTCGCGGGGGAGGTGTCAGCGCTCAAGTACAG gAGAGACGGGTCTCCTGGTTTCGCCGGTCACCCCCATGTCACCATTCTTGGGGTACGTTGGCAGCCGGGAGTTGTCGGAGAAGAAGTTGCTGCGGGATGTTTTCCGGAAGGGCGACTGTTACTTCAACACGGGGGACCTGATGGCCCAGGACAACCTCGGCTTCGTCTACTTCCGGGACCGGACGGGCGACACGTTCAG ATGGAAGGGGGAGAATGTCGCCACCACAGAGGTGTCGGAGATCATGAGTGGGCTGGACTTCCTCCAGGAGGTCAACGTCTATGGTGTGACCGTTACAG GACATGAAGGTCGGACCGGCATGGCGGCCGTCACTTTGCGTCCCGGAAACGAGCTGGATTTGGATCGCGTTTTCACCcatgtgatggattttcttccGTCCTACGCCCGTCCCCGCTTCCTGAGAGTCATG gaACACATTGCAACCACTGGGACCTTCAAACAACAGAAGCAACAATTGGTTAAAGAGGGATTCTCACCACTGATCATCTCGGACCCCCTCTATCTCCTGGATGAAAGCTCTCACTCCTATCGTCCACTTACAGAAGACCTTTACTCACAGATCATATCTTCAGAATTCCGAGTCTAA